The Dyella caseinilytica genome has a window encoding:
- a CDS encoding RelA/SpoT family protein yields MTVATHPAPEDTSALPPYVLALKERIAYLPEQHVARVLRAYEVGAVAHEGQTRKSGEPYITHPIAVAGILAEMGMDAETIIAAILHDTLEDTALSRTALAGEFGETVAELVDGVTKLDKMRFSSRQEADAESFRKMLLAMARDLRVILIKLADRLHNMRTLGAKESDSQRRIARETLEIYAPIAQRLGMNKVKAELQDLGFRALYPDRYRVISERIRAALGNRREAMGRIEGALTARLVEERIPVRVVGRIKSPWSIYSKMRNEHKSFAQLMDVYGFRVVTDSAMSCYMALGVVHALYKPVDRRFKDFIAIPKANGYQSLHTVLLGPFGAPIEVQVRTEEMDSVAERGVAAHWAYKTESGPANSAQARAREWIASLADSQANTPEAAEFIENVKIDLFPDETYLFTPRGDILSLPRNATALDFAYAVHTDVGDHAVAVRVDKKLLPLRTRLESGQLVEIITAPSAVPNPAWLEFVVTGKARTAIRQYLKHLQHEDAVDFGHRMLDRALDAAGTSLDAIQPEVLEKFLQKSKFKRLEELLSDIALGNRMPDQVASQLVASRGATARGTSVTHVAEKIRITGAERGVLSFANCCHPLPGDDIIGYLSPGKGIVVHRVECPNVAELRKSPERSVAIEWDRDVQGDYRAELRIEVINRPGVLATVAAAIAAADSNIENVEYVERDMAAATLLFTIEVKNRKHLAEVIRRVRRTGVVSGAYRYPL; encoded by the coding sequence ATGACGGTGGCTACGCATCCCGCTCCCGAGGATACGTCTGCACTGCCACCCTATGTGCTGGCGCTGAAAGAGCGCATCGCTTACCTGCCCGAACAACACGTGGCGCGCGTTCTGCGTGCCTACGAAGTGGGCGCCGTGGCGCATGAAGGGCAGACGCGCAAGAGCGGCGAGCCCTACATCACCCATCCCATCGCTGTGGCCGGCATTCTGGCTGAGATGGGCATGGATGCCGAAACCATCATCGCGGCGATCCTGCACGACACGCTGGAAGATACGGCGCTTAGTCGCACCGCCCTGGCGGGTGAGTTTGGCGAAACCGTGGCTGAACTGGTCGATGGCGTCACCAAGCTGGACAAGATGCGCTTTTCCAGCCGCCAGGAAGCGGACGCTGAAAGTTTCCGCAAGATGCTGCTGGCGATGGCGCGCGATCTGCGCGTGATCCTGATCAAGCTGGCGGACCGCCTGCACAACATGCGTACGCTGGGTGCCAAAGAATCGGATTCGCAACGCCGCATTGCGCGCGAAACGCTGGAAATCTACGCGCCTATTGCCCAACGACTGGGCATGAACAAGGTCAAGGCGGAATTGCAGGATCTTGGCTTCCGCGCGCTCTATCCCGATCGCTATCGCGTGATCAGCGAACGCATTCGCGCGGCGCTGGGCAATCGTCGTGAGGCCATGGGACGCATCGAAGGTGCGTTGACGGCGCGATTGGTAGAAGAGCGCATCCCAGTGCGGGTCGTGGGGCGGATCAAGTCGCCGTGGAGCATCTATTCGAAGATGCGCAACGAGCACAAGAGCTTTGCGCAGTTGATGGATGTGTACGGCTTTCGTGTCGTGACCGATAGCGCGATGAGTTGCTACATGGCGTTGGGCGTGGTGCACGCGCTCTACAAGCCGGTCGATCGCCGCTTCAAGGATTTCATCGCGATTCCCAAGGCCAACGGCTATCAGTCGCTGCATACCGTGCTGCTTGGGCCGTTTGGTGCGCCGATCGAGGTGCAGGTCCGTACTGAGGAAATGGATTCGGTGGCGGAGCGCGGTGTCGCTGCGCACTGGGCTTATAAGACCGAAAGCGGTCCCGCCAATAGCGCGCAGGCGCGTGCGCGCGAGTGGATTGCATCGCTGGCCGATAGCCAGGCGAACACGCCGGAAGCGGCGGAGTTCATCGAGAACGTCAAGATCGATTTGTTTCCGGATGAAACCTATCTGTTCACGCCGCGTGGCGACATTCTGTCGTTGCCGCGCAATGCCACGGCGCTCGATTTCGCTTACGCGGTGCATACCGACGTGGGCGATCATGCGGTGGCGGTGCGTGTCGACAAGAAGCTGCTGCCGCTGCGCACGCGGCTGGAATCGGGACAGCTGGTCGAGATCATCACCGCACCATCGGCCGTGCCGAATCCCGCCTGGCTGGAGTTCGTAGTCACCGGCAAGGCGCGCACGGCGATCCGCCAATACCTGAAACATTTGCAGCATGAGGATGCGGTCGATTTCGGTCATCGCATGCTCGATCGCGCCCTCGATGCGGCAGGCACCAGCCTCGATGCGATCCAGCCGGAAGTGCTGGAGAAATTCCTGCAGAAATCCAAGTTCAAGCGACTGGAAGAACTGCTCTCGGATATCGCATTGGGCAACCGCATGCCCGATCAGGTGGCCAGCCAATTGGTCGCTTCGCGTGGCGCGACAGCGCGAGGTACGTCGGTGACGCATGTGGCGGAAAAGATCCGTATCACCGGTGCCGAACGTGGCGTGTTGAGCTTCGCCAATTGCTGTCACCCGTTGCCCGGCGACGACATCATCGGTTATCTCTCGCCCGGCAAGGGCATCGTCGTGCATCGTGTCGAGTGCCCTAACGTTGCGGAGCTGCGCAAGTCGCCCGAACGCAGCGTGGCGATCGAATGGGATCGCGACGTGCAGGGCGATTACCGTGCCGAGCTGCGCATCGAAGTCATCAACCGCCCTGGTGTGCTGGCCACTGTGGCAGCGGCGATTGCTGCGGCGGATTCCAACATCGAGAACGTGGAATATGTTGAGCGCGACATGGCCGCAGCCACGCTGCTGTTCACGATCGAGGTGAAGAACCGCAAGCACCTTGCCGAGGTGATCCGACGCGTGCGGCGCACGGGTGTGGTGAGCGGGGCGTATCGCTATCCGCTGTGA
- the rpoZ gene encoding DNA-directed RNA polymerase subunit omega encodes MARITVEDCLEVVDNRFELVLMATKRARQLANGAEPAVNPDNDKPTVLALREIADRRIDQATIDEIDRAERERAEREALEWAAQEVDDDLSKGGDD; translated from the coding sequence ATGGCCCGCATTACCGTGGAAGACTGCCTTGAGGTGGTCGATAACCGTTTCGAACTGGTGCTGATGGCGACCAAGCGCGCCCGCCAGCTCGCCAACGGCGCTGAACCGGCAGTCAACCCCGACAACGACAAGCCGACCGTGTTGGCGCTGCGCGAGATCGCTGATCGTCGCATCGACCAGGCCACCATCGACGAGATCGACCGTGCCGAACGCGAGCGCGCCGAGCGCGAGGCGTTGGAATGGGCCGCACAGGAAGTGGACGACGACCTCTCCAAGGGCGGAGACGACTAA
- a CDS encoding MlaA family lipoprotein translates to MPSLPRLVLSRLLPLAATVLLVGCAIAPPRTDDPLEKFNRKSYAFNMALDKHVLRPVAVGYTKVTPKPVQTSVSNFFTNIKLPISIANNLLQARPSDAITDTGRFLINMTVGVAGFFDPATHMKIPLKETDFGITLARWGVPEGDYVMIPLLGPSTFRDVWQYPVDGYLFDPLSYFERNHQFHWGQYYIPEVVYFIQMRAQLLDADSFLQSAYDPYAFVRDAWRQTRLNKLYDGNPPADVMLKLQQGQSSNNKNPNENFDPAELLKEQQQWEEKQKQQNNSGTPSGNQ, encoded by the coding sequence ATGCCCTCCCTGCCTCGCCTCGTATTGAGTCGCCTCCTGCCCCTCGCGGCCACCGTCCTGCTGGTGGGCTGTGCCATAGCCCCGCCCCGTACGGATGACCCGCTGGAGAAGTTCAACCGCAAGAGCTACGCCTTCAACATGGCGCTGGACAAGCACGTACTGCGTCCGGTGGCCGTGGGCTACACCAAGGTAACGCCCAAGCCGGTGCAGACCAGCGTCAGCAACTTCTTCACCAATATCAAGCTGCCGATCAGCATCGCCAACAACCTGCTGCAGGCTCGCCCGAGCGACGCGATCACCGATACCGGCCGCTTCTTGATCAACATGACGGTGGGTGTTGCCGGCTTCTTCGATCCGGCCACGCACATGAAGATCCCGCTGAAGGAAACCGACTTCGGCATCACCCTGGCCCGCTGGGGGGTGCCCGAAGGCGACTACGTGATGATACCGCTGCTTGGACCATCCACCTTCCGCGACGTCTGGCAGTATCCGGTCGACGGCTATCTGTTTGACCCGCTCAGCTATTTCGAGCGCAACCATCAGTTCCATTGGGGTCAGTACTACATCCCCGAAGTGGTCTATTTCATCCAGATGCGCGCCCAGCTGCTTGATGCCGACAGCTTCCTGCAGAGCGCCTACGATCCCTACGCCTTCGTACGTGACGCATGGCGGCAGACTCGCCTGAACAAGCTCTATGACGGCAACCCGCCAGCCGACGTGATGCTGAAGCTGCAGCAGGGCCAGAGCTCGAACAACAAAAACCCCAACGAGAACTTCGATCCCGCCGAATTGCTGAAGGAACAACAGCAATGGGAGGAGAAGCAAAAGCAGCAGAACAATTCAGGCACGCCTTCCGGCAACCAGTAA
- a CDS encoding STAS domain-containing protein has translation MAPSKSGEFRVVSDAPDTVAVSGALNFATAANALAAMRTAFAKSDRQTLDLSGVTNCDSAGLACVLAALSEADQGGRKVAVRHVPAGMQALAQVCGVEPFLH, from the coding sequence ATGGCGCCAAGTAAATCCGGTGAGTTTCGGGTTGTTTCCGACGCACCGGACACGGTCGCCGTGTCCGGTGCGCTGAATTTCGCCACGGCTGCGAATGCGCTCGCGGCGATGCGTACTGCATTTGCGAAAAGCGATCGCCAAACCCTGGACCTTTCCGGGGTAACGAACTGCGACAGCGCAGGTTTGGCGTGCGTATTGGCGGCACTTTCTGAGGCTGATCAGGGCGGACGCAAGGTGGCCGTGCGCCATGTGCCGGCAGGTATGCAGGCGCTTGCACAGGTCTGCGGCGTGGAGCCGTTTTTGCACTGA
- a CDS encoding MlaC/ttg2D family ABC transporter substrate-binding protein, producing MLRHLAIATAIALGSVVIAAPAFAQDASSAQTSNAAAPEAVVQQIVHDLNTQIADHRAELQNNKPKLVALINQIFLPHFDTDWASILVLGMHAREATPEQRSRFAKAFYTSLTNRYAEGLLSYSKGSVNVLPFQGELNDKYTVVKTQVTTDDKKQIAVNYVFHKTADGQWKAYDVIIEGISYITNYRNQVDAEIKKEGLDKLIADLETQGDKALQQMEQENKGNGAK from the coding sequence ATGTTGCGTCACTTGGCTATTGCCACCGCCATCGCCCTGGGCAGCGTTGTGATTGCCGCGCCGGCCTTCGCTCAGGATGCATCGAGCGCGCAAACTTCCAACGCAGCGGCACCGGAGGCGGTGGTGCAGCAGATCGTTCACGATCTCAACACCCAGATCGCCGATCACCGGGCCGAGCTGCAAAACAACAAGCCCAAGCTGGTGGCGCTGATCAATCAGATCTTCCTGCCGCACTTCGATACCGATTGGGCATCGATCCTGGTGCTTGGCATGCACGCCCGTGAAGCTACGCCGGAGCAGCGCTCGCGTTTTGCCAAGGCGTTCTACACCTCGCTGACCAACCGCTACGCGGAAGGCCTGCTGAGCTATTCCAAGGGCTCCGTGAATGTCCTGCCGTTCCAGGGTGAGCTCAACGACAAGTACACCGTGGTAAAGACCCAGGTGACCACCGACGACAAGAAGCAGATCGCGGTGAACTACGTGTTCCACAAGACCGCCGACGGTCAGTGGAAGGCGTATGACGTGATCATCGAGGGCATCTCCTACATCACGAACTATCGCAACCAGGTCGATGCCGAGATCAAGAAAGAAGGTCTCGATAAGCTGATCGCGGATCTGGAAACGCAGGGCGACAAGGCGCTGCAGCAGATGGAACAGGAAAACAAAGGTAATGGCGCCAAGTAA
- the mlaD gene encoding outer membrane lipid asymmetry maintenance protein MlaD, which translates to MSQRKSYAVGTGLFIVLGFAALAYLATQTSSVANSHQGSSYTVDAQFANIGQLKERAPVKVAGVRVGQVQSIVLEPGKDVADVTLSIDKKYNQIPSDSVATIYTSGLLGDQYVGLQFGGAKTYVADGGHIGLTKSSAPLEELLSKFMGGGGVADAIGGTYSVRADFTNVGTLFVGAPVKMSGVAIGSVAAIKADPVKLDATVTLVIDKKFNQIPDDSSASIFTSGLIGSQYVAIQPGGSPNSLKDGDQLVLTQSAMQLEDLIGKFLVNGSSSGGSNAGGNGSSNTPAGKH; encoded by the coding sequence GTGAGCCAGAGAAAATCCTATGCCGTCGGCACCGGTCTGTTCATCGTGCTTGGTTTCGCCGCGCTGGCTTATCTCGCGACACAGACCAGTTCGGTTGCCAACAGCCATCAGGGTTCCAGTTACACCGTCGATGCGCAGTTCGCCAACATCGGCCAGCTCAAGGAGCGGGCGCCGGTGAAAGTGGCTGGCGTGCGCGTGGGTCAGGTGCAGTCGATCGTGCTGGAGCCGGGCAAGGACGTTGCCGACGTCACCTTGTCGATCGACAAGAAATACAACCAGATCCCCAGCGACTCCGTTGCGACGATCTACACCAGCGGCCTGCTGGGCGATCAATATGTGGGCCTGCAATTCGGCGGCGCTAAAACTTACGTCGCCGATGGTGGTCATATTGGCCTGACCAAGTCCTCGGCGCCGCTGGAGGAACTGCTCAGCAAGTTCATGGGCGGCGGCGGTGTCGCCGATGCGATTGGCGGTACCTATTCGGTGCGTGCCGATTTCACTAATGTGGGTACGCTTTTCGTAGGGGCGCCGGTGAAAATGTCGGGCGTGGCGATCGGCAGCGTGGCGGCGATCAAGGCCGATCCGGTCAAACTCGACGCCACGGTGACCCTGGTCATCGACAAGAAGTTCAACCAGATTCCGGACGATTCGTCGGCATCGATATTCACCAGTGGTTTGATTGGCAGCCAGTATGTTGCGATCCAACCCGGTGGTTCGCCGAATTCCCTGAAGGATGGTGACCAGCTCGTACTGACGCAGTCGGCCATGCAGCTGGAAGATCTGATCGGCAAGTTCCTGGTCAATGGTTCGTCCAGCGGCGGCAGCAATGCCGGTGGCAACGGTTCATCCAATACACCTGCCGGCAAGCATTGA
- the mlaE gene encoding lipid asymmetry maintenance ABC transporter permease subunit MlaE produces the protein MSAQMQHNNIVMQTLAQIGNCGLFLLRILAAVPRSLRHARETARQIWFVGAMSLTIIMTCGLFIGMVLGLQLYHVLAIFGGTSATGSVVALAIYRELGPVVTALLFAGRAGTSITAEIGLMRATDQIAAMEMMAVDPIAYVAAPRFLAGVIATPLLCCVFCAMGIFGGHLVGVDWLGIDNGTFWSNMTANVNVWDDIINGVMWKSAAFGAVISLIAVFQGYTTAPTSEGVAYATTRTVVASSIAILALDFVLTAFLM, from the coding sequence ATGAGCGCACAAATGCAGCATAACAACATCGTGATGCAGACCCTGGCGCAGATCGGCAACTGCGGCCTGTTCCTGCTGCGCATTCTTGCCGCCGTACCGCGCAGCCTGCGGCATGCGCGCGAGACAGCCCGGCAGATTTGGTTTGTGGGCGCCATGAGCCTCACCATCATCATGACCTGCGGACTGTTCATCGGCATGGTGCTGGGTCTGCAGCTTTATCACGTACTGGCCATCTTCGGCGGTACCTCGGCCACCGGTTCGGTGGTGGCGCTGGCCATCTATCGTGAACTGGGGCCGGTGGTGACCGCATTGCTGTTTGCCGGCCGCGCAGGCACGTCCATTACCGCGGAAATCGGCCTGATGCGCGCGACCGACCAGATTGCCGCGATGGAAATGATGGCGGTGGATCCGATTGCCTATGTGGCGGCCCCGCGCTTCCTCGCTGGCGTGATCGCCACGCCGCTGCTGTGCTGCGTGTTCTGCGCCATGGGTATTTTCGGAGGCCATTTGGTCGGCGTGGACTGGCTGGGCATCGACAACGGCACGTTCTGGTCGAACATGACCGCCAACGTGAACGTGTGGGATGACATCATCAATGGTGTGATGTGGAAGAGCGCCGCGTTCGGCGCGGTAATTTCGCTGATCGCCGTATTCCAGGGCTATACCACAGCACCAACCAGCGAAGGCGTGGCTTATGCCACGACGCGCACAGTGGTCGCATCATCGATTGCGATCCTGGCGCTGGATTTCGTGCTCACCGCGTTCCTGATGTGA
- a CDS encoding ABC transporter ATP-binding protein, which translates to MIDTVSAKPDDRALVRIRGLTTVLSGKTVFDALDMDIPRGKVTAIMGPSGTGKTTLLKHITGQMRGSKGEVRVDGLNVPELSRDQLFELRERIGYLFQNSALLTDFDVFENVAFPLRQHTKLPEVLIRNIVLTKLQAVGLRGAASLTPSELSGGMARRVALARAIVFDPMLILYDEPFVGLDPIALNQVMKLIRTLNDTLGITSVVVAHELAAIKEVADHIYLIANGKVVAQGNPNTIADDGSPWTRQFFGGEADGPVPFQYPAGDYAQALGFRDGAA; encoded by the coding sequence ATGATTGATACCGTCTCTGCCAAGCCTGACGATCGCGCACTGGTGCGCATCCGTGGCCTCACCACGGTGCTCAGCGGCAAGACCGTGTTCGACGCCCTGGACATGGATATCCCGCGCGGCAAGGTGACTGCCATCATGGGGCCCAGCGGCACCGGCAAGACCACCCTGCTCAAGCACATCACCGGCCAGATGCGCGGCAGCAAGGGCGAGGTGCGGGTCGATGGCCTGAACGTGCCGGAGCTGAGCCGGGATCAGCTGTTCGAGCTGCGCGAGCGCATCGGCTACCTGTTCCAGAACTCCGCGCTGCTGACCGATTTCGACGTGTTCGAAAACGTGGCGTTCCCCTTGCGCCAGCACACCAAGCTGCCGGAAGTGCTGATTCGTAACATCGTGCTGACCAAGTTGCAGGCCGTTGGGTTGCGCGGCGCGGCTTCGCTGACGCCCAGCGAGCTGTCCGGCGGCATGGCGCGACGGGTGGCGCTGGCGCGTGCGATCGTGTTCGATCCCATGCTGATCCTGTATGACGAGCCCTTCGTTGGCCTGGATCCGATCGCGCTGAACCAGGTGATGAAGCTGATCCGCACGCTCAATGACACGCTCGGCATCACCAGTGTGGTGGTGGCGCACGAACTGGCCGCGATCAAGGAAGTGGCCGATCACATCTATCTGATCGCCAACGGCAAAGTGGTGGCGCAGGGCAATCCCAACACCATTGCCGACGACGGTTCGCCTTGGACGCGCCAGTTCTTCGGCGGCGAAGCGGATGGTCCGGTGCCGTTCCAGTATCCGGCAGGCGACTACGCGCAGGCCCTCGGTTTCAGGGATGGTGCGGCATGA
- the gmk gene encoding guanylate kinase — translation MSPDSSGTLFIVAAPSGAGKSTLVNALLEREPGISLSISHTTRPPRPGEQYGRHYYFVERTEFEREVAEGIFLEHAEVHGNFYGTSSKTVQDLLQQGSDVLLEIDWQGAAQIRKTKPDCVSVFILPPSRAELERRLRGRGSDSAEVIERRLRNSRGEIAHAHEFDYIIVNDRFEDALDGLQAIVRAVRLRSAPQCQRHETLIQELLADN, via the coding sequence ATGTCGCCTGATAGCAGCGGCACGCTATTCATCGTCGCCGCACCTTCCGGTGCGGGCAAATCCACGCTGGTCAATGCCTTGCTGGAGCGCGAGCCGGGCATCTCCCTGTCGATTTCGCATACGACGCGGCCGCCGCGTCCGGGCGAGCAGTACGGGCGTCATTACTATTTCGTCGAGCGCACCGAGTTCGAGCGCGAAGTGGCCGAAGGCATCTTTCTCGAACACGCCGAGGTGCATGGCAATTTCTATGGCACCTCCAGCAAGACGGTGCAGGACCTGCTCCAGCAGGGTAGCGACGTCCTGCTGGAGATCGATTGGCAGGGTGCCGCACAGATCCGCAAGACCAAGCCTGATTGCGTCAGCGTCTTCATCCTGCCACCCTCGCGGGCCGAGCTGGAGCGCCGCCTGCGTGGCCGCGGCTCGGACAGCGCCGAGGTGATCGAGCGGCGGTTGCGCAACTCGCGGGGGGAGATCGCTCATGCCCACGAGTTCGATTACATCATCGTCAACGATCGTTTTGAGGACGCGTTGGACGGGCTTCAGGCCATCGTTCGGGCTGTGCGCCTGCGTTCGGCACCCCAATGTCAGCGGCACGAGACCTTGATCCAGGAACTATTGGCCGACAATTAG
- a CDS encoding YicC/YloC family endoribonuclease: protein MIRSMTAYASAEAVTPTGALTCELRTVNHRYLEISPRLPEELRSFEPALRERIAARLSRGKVDVIVRRGESRGESLQVDTTMVARLSELALDMEARFPRMRIEFTELLRFPGVLQHAEVDQEVQQAALLGVLDRALDALAATREREGNKLGDILRERLDGVARIVADVRTWMPEIRAALRTRLESRLADLKQPADPGRLEQELVLQVTRSDVDEELDRLSTHITETRRVLGLKEPVGRRLDFLMQEFNREANTLGSKSIDARSTNAAVELKVLIEQMREQVQNIE from the coding sequence ATGATTCGCAGCATGACTGCCTACGCCTCTGCTGAGGCCGTGACCCCAACCGGGGCGCTAACTTGCGAGTTGCGTACGGTCAATCATCGCTACCTGGAAATCAGCCCGCGCCTGCCGGAAGAGCTTCGCAGCTTCGAGCCGGCTTTGCGCGAGCGCATTGCGGCCCGGCTGTCGCGCGGCAAGGTCGATGTGATTGTGCGGCGTGGCGAGTCGCGGGGCGAATCGCTGCAGGTCGATACCACCATGGTGGCGCGGCTGTCGGAACTGGCGCTGGATATGGAAGCCCGCTTCCCGCGTATGCGCATCGAATTCACCGAACTGCTGCGCTTTCCCGGCGTGCTGCAGCATGCCGAGGTGGATCAAGAAGTGCAGCAGGCGGCTCTGCTCGGTGTGCTGGATCGTGCACTCGACGCTTTGGCTGCCACCCGTGAGCGTGAGGGCAACAAGCTGGGCGATATCCTTCGGGAGCGGCTGGACGGCGTCGCACGCATCGTGGCGGACGTACGCACCTGGATGCCGGAGATTCGCGCCGCACTGCGTACGCGCCTGGAATCGCGCCTTGCCGATCTCAAGCAGCCGGCCGATCCGGGGCGTCTGGAGCAGGAATTGGTGCTGCAGGTCACGCGTTCCGATGTGGATGAAGAGCTGGACCGGCTCAGCACGCACATCACAGAGACGCGCCGCGTGCTCGGCCTGAAGGAACCGGTGGGCCGGCGGCTGGATTTCCTGATGCAGGAATTCAATCGCGAGGCGAACACGCTGGGTTCCAAATCGATCGACGCGCGCAGCACCAATGCGGCGGTGGAGCTGAAAGTACTGATCGAACAGATGCGCGAACAGGTGCAGAACATCGAATGA
- the rph gene encoding ribonuclease PH, translating to MTVSRPSGRAHDQLRPITIERRYTRHAEGSVLIAFGDTRVLCTASIEDRLPPWLRGKGEGWVTAEYGMLPRATSTRTQREATRGSQGGRTMEIQRLIGRSLRACIDRQALGERVITLDCDVLQADGGTRTAAITGAYVALVDAVNVLMKRENLRRNPVIGAVAAVSVGVYQGAPVLDLDYAEDANCDTDMNVVMNDGGGFIEVQGTAEGHAFRRNDMNAMLELAEKGISELIALQRSALESH from the coding sequence ATGACAGTGTCCCGCCCGAGCGGCCGCGCCCATGACCAGCTGCGCCCTATCACCATCGAGCGGCGTTACACCCGCCACGCCGAAGGTTCGGTGCTGATCGCCTTCGGCGATACCCGCGTGTTGTGCACCGCCAGCATCGAAGACCGCCTGCCTCCCTGGCTGCGCGGCAAAGGCGAAGGCTGGGTCACTGCCGAATACGGCATGCTTCCACGTGCCACCTCCACCCGTACGCAGCGTGAGGCCACGCGCGGCAGCCAAGGCGGACGCACGATGGAAATCCAGCGCCTGATCGGTCGCAGTCTGCGTGCCTGCATCGATCGCCAAGCCCTGGGCGAGCGTGTCATCACCCTGGATTGCGATGTACTGCAAGCCGACGGAGGCACCCGCACTGCCGCTATCACCGGTGCCTATGTGGCATTGGTCGACGCGGTCAATGTGTTGATGAAGCGGGAGAACCTGCGGCGCAATCCCGTCATCGGCGCGGTAGCCGCGGTATCGGTGGGCGTCTACCAAGGCGCGCCGGTGCTGGATCTGGACTACGCCGAAGATGCCAATTGCGACACCGACATGAACGTCGTGATGAACGACGGGGGCGGCTTCATCGAGGTGCAAGGTACCGCTGAAGGACACGCTTTCCGCCGCAACGACATGAATGCCATGCTCGAACTGGCCGAGAAAGGCATCAGTGAGCTGATCGCACTTCAGCGCTCGGCACTGGAATCACACTGA
- the rdgB gene encoding RdgB/HAM1 family non-canonical purine NTP pyrophosphatase yields MQRIVLASSNQGKLAEFNALLADSHFEVVPQGELGVDDAEETGLTFVENALLKARHASRVTGLPALADDSGLCVAHLRGAPGLYSARYTGVHGDSTANNARLLRELNGVPTEQRGAFFISVLALLWHAEDPAPLIAEGRWHGRVLEAPRGTHGFGYDPLFLPHEQLLSAAELEPAVKNRLSHRAQAMAQLHAHIAELHT; encoded by the coding sequence ATGCAGCGCATCGTTCTCGCCAGCAGCAACCAGGGCAAGCTTGCCGAATTCAACGCACTGCTTGCGGACAGTCATTTTGAAGTCGTGCCGCAAGGTGAACTTGGTGTAGACGATGCGGAGGAAACCGGCCTTACCTTCGTTGAAAACGCGTTGTTAAAGGCTCGCCACGCTTCGCGTGTCACCGGACTACCTGCGCTGGCCGACGACTCGGGCCTGTGCGTCGCGCATCTGCGCGGCGCACCCGGCCTCTATTCGGCGCGTTACACCGGTGTGCACGGTGACAGCACTGCCAATAACGCACGCCTGCTGCGTGAGCTCAATGGCGTGCCCACAGAACAACGCGGCGCGTTCTTTATCAGCGTGCTGGCCCTGTTATGGCATGCCGAAGATCCTGCACCATTGATTGCCGAAGGGCGCTGGCATGGCCGCGTCTTGGAAGCGCCTCGCGGTACGCATGGCTTCGGTTATGACCCGCTGTTCCTGCCGCACGAACAATTGCTCAGCGCAGCAGAACTGGAGCCCGCCGTAAAAAACCGCCTGAGCCACCGTGCACAGGCAATGGCCCAACTGCACGCCCACATCGCTGAGTTGCACACCTGA